The proteins below come from a single Mytilus edulis chromosome 5, xbMytEdul2.2, whole genome shotgun sequence genomic window:
- the LOC139522280 gene encoding fucolectin-like, which translates to MKCDDSNLQKMMDYVNLTITKQTHILQDMLVKNCPGRRMNKCVENVSYKKSTGQSSTLSPSADYNSSHGVDGLTPSGYEHMIHTNTEKNPFWWVNLGREYLVERVEVWNREICCAERTRNMDVTVGPTLNDMNLCAHYKGPSQKGEHLVLGCTKRMRGRYVKLQIQGTVALNLLEVKVFALKTCSN; encoded by the exons ATGAAGTGTGATGATTCAAATCTACAAAAAATGATGGACTATGTTAACCTCACTATAACAAAACAGACACACATACTACAGGATATGCTCGTCAAAAACTGTCCAG GAAGGAGAATGAACAAATGCGTGGAAAATGTTTCATACAAAAAGTCAACTGGTCAAAGTTCAACACTCAGTCCTAGCGCTGATTATAACTCAAGTCACGGTGTAGATGGTCTTACACCTAGTGGTTACGAGCATATGATACATACAAACACTGAGAAAAATCCTTTCTGGTGGGTAAATTTGGGAAGGGAATACCTGGTTGAAAGAGTAGAAGTATGGAATCGTGAAATTTGTTGTG cCGAACGAACTCGAAACATGGATGTTACTGTGGGACCAACTTTGAACGATATGAACTTATGTGCACACTACAAAGGTCCAAGCCAGAAAGGTGAACACTTAGTGCTCGGATGTACCAAAAGAATGAGGGGTCGTTACGTCAAGCTCCAAATCCAAGGGACTGTAGCTTTGAATCTACTTGAAGTCAAAGTATTTGCTTTGAAAACTtgttcaaattga